The genomic interval CCCGGCCCATAATTGTATCAACTGATAGCAAAATGGGAGGCTGCTGTTTTGGCTTGACATGAGCTCCTCTTTCAACTTATTTGTGCTATCCATCAGAAATCAAAAGAGAATATTCTCAATTTAGAGAGTGAAAATGAATGGTAGGTTTGGGCTTGATGATCAGACAAGGTAACAATCCTAAGATTACTTGACAGAAGGTTCACTAGAAACTAAACCAAGTCGACATTAGTATATGTCTCATATAAGACCTACATAGAAGTCCAACTGTTAGACCTTTTTCAAGTTGCAGAAGaacaataatgaaataatgaaaGCAACAATGTAATATTATTTCTATAAAAAGAGCTCATTATGTTCTAGTTAATCACCGCACATTCCATATTGGCTATTAAAAGTTGCCTAAATGAATTCCTTTTACTGCAAATTGTTGTGTTTCCTCATTCTGAGCTTCTTTGAAGGCCACTATCTTTCTAGTGCTGATCCAACTGATGGCTTCACCCTTGTGCCATTAACAGAAGACAACTTTAAGCTGCAAAAACCATATAATGAACCTCTTCATGATCGTTATAGTTACAAAGATGGAGTCCGAAGTTTCTGGATCTACAACAATGACAAGCCCTACAGCGCAGATAGCCCAACCAGACCACGGTCAGAACTACGCATATCGGTAGGTATCTACATGACTACATCTCTCGCTTTCTCAATGTATATATGCACTGTTAAACCTtttgaatatatatgcatggaaTAATTGGAAAGCATAGCATGGCATGTTCCACAAGCAAAACTAAAGTCACATTTCGATCAACTTTCGCTTCAAGGTAAACACCAATACATTGTAACAAGTCAACTGCATCCTTGGTTTTGCTTGCAGGGACATGACTACTCGTCTGGGATCTGGCAATTTGAAGGCTATGCGTATGTGCCAAGTGGTACTTCTGGGGTTACGATAGTGCAAATTCATGGTGCAAGTGAGGGAGCTACAACCCTACAATTAAGGATGTATGAAGGAGATGGTGGAGATCTCAGATACTATAGATACAACTTAGTTGATACTGATCTCTATGATAAGTGGTTTAGAGTAAACATAATCCACAATGTTGACAAAGGGAAGGTCATAGTTTTTATTGACGGTGTTAAGAAGTTTGTGGTGAAAGATCAGGGACCGGGAGACCTCTACTTCAAATGTGGTGTGTATGCTGCACCATTTAATTCCAGTAACTACATGGAATCAAGGTGGAAGGAGATCAAACTTTATAAAAAATGATGGGAATATTACAGTATTTCCAATCAGTAGCTGAAAATGGTGTTATATATAGGCTATTTCATCTTtgtatgtatgaatgtataaaCTATAGATTTCAATAGAAGTACTAAAAAAACCCTCATATAATTCAGTATATATACAAGTCTACGAATTTTGGTATATACATTCATAGTCCATATACTGTACATACCTTTCATCGAATTGAGGAAATGTTTCAAGAAAGGATTCAATAAAATCACTAAAAAccaatcaatatgtatttaagAATAAAATACCGAAAGACCATGCTCTGTTGCAAATTGCTTCTAAAAAAGTTCTCTCTCAAACTGTGACAAGTAGGAACTTGGTTTTTATCTATAAGAAGTAGGAACTGGTCCAAGTATGTAAATGAATTTTATATCTAAGAGTCAAGAAGAACCACATGCAACATAGTGCGGAAGTTAtaatatgtttcttttttattaaattttttaccATGAGGCTTCCAATATAAATCTATAGTATGCTACATCAAAATCTTAAATCAAATGCCTTTCCTTTTTACTTACATATGCCTAAATTATAAAATGTTCCCTCCGCGGGGTAGactgaaaataaatattgaaaataaatattgatGGAGCATTCTTATATGAGTTTGGTTGTGGTGGTGTGGGAATTGATGCACTTGCAAAGTATGTTGTACATGCACACTTGGTTCTTAATATGGAAGTGAAGGCGTGTAGAGCTGGCTTACGCCTTGGGATTCACCAAGGTTGGTTTAAGATTGACATTAAAAGCGATTCAGCCATTCTTGTTGCTACCCTTGCTAGTTCATAGGTGAATTTTTCGGAGGTGAGTCATATTCTAGATTACTATAAGCATTATTTTTCTGCTTTTAGATCAGTTAGAATTAGACATATCTTCCGTGAAGTAAATGGTGTGGCGGATAGATTAACTCACCTTGTTTGTAAGTCTAATATTGATATTGTTTGGTTAGATGAGACTTCTGCTATCATTCAGGACGTTCTCTACGAGAATATATgtggtgatgtttatgtagCACGAGGTTCAGGTTCTACGTCCCCCCCCTTGGTTGCaagattttattatattttactATATTAAATTGGTAAGTTATCTATTTTTACTATATAGGTAAGTTATTTATTCAAAAAGTAACTCTAATCCTTTgggtttttcttaatatcttGACAAAATGTATATTGGTTTAGAGTCGCATAGTTGTGTGATTTATTAGTAAACTATACTAGAGATTTGTTTAAAAGATGACGAtgtatacctaaatattagaCAAAGTAATCTAATAACAATATATGTACCTTATGATAAAAAACACAGTGTAAACATGTTTGTAGAATCCATGACTCATCTTGTATTATTCAAAACATTTCCTCAACTATCACTCGGCGAAATGGTGGAAAGTACCGTATACATAGTCAACCTCATCATTTCTTCAAAGCATATCTCTCCATCTTCATATCAAATTCTCTCAATTTTACACTATTGGAAGGAATATGCATACTAATGAGATCAAGAACTACAAATTTTTGTTTCCAATGAAATAGTTTTGTAATGACTAAATATATGCTCAAGTCACTAAATTAAGATAAATTAATGGATGCAATTGATTGAAATAGAGTTAATAAGATTTAAGTTTAGTGAagaatttcaaattcaaataaaaagaTGCTAAAGAGCAAATTAGACTTggtaaaaatattaattacaaatatatagtttatatggaaggtttaaaatatgaattgGGTGTAAATTAAATGTGTAGGTTTATCTTAAAATGAGTCTCCTACATTGGGGttttctctaattttctctccAATAAATGATTCGTATAGGGTTCCttaaaaaaatatgagaaGGAGAAACATAAAGGGTTTCAAGAGTACACGAGAAGTGCGATCAATGGTGATGGAGTGTAAGATAAATATAATGTTACCCTGCAACGTATCTATGAAGTAATTATATTAGGAACTGAAATACAGTTCATACGTGAAATGTACTTCTGACACTGTGGTAGTTGTCCAAGTTTTCCAATAATGGGTGTATATACAAAATATCAATGTCTTCTCTTAAAATATTGGTATATATTGCACTAGAGTCTGTTATATACGTTTTCTATTGCGACACTTCTCTTTCGAAATGCTGCATGTTGAAATGGAAGGAATAGCAAGTGATTATCCTTTGACATTTTGATTCGTACAAAGCTTAGCAACATGGTTTACCTAGTTGTTCACTTTATGACAACACTACCAGTTGCATTGCATGAGTACAAGATATATATGCAACTACATGTACTGTAACAAGGTTAATGActcttcatttcatttctcgtatttgATTCTTAGCCATTCAATATCATTATATTTCCTGCTATTATAATATGATAAAACTAAAGGAAGAATGTGAACTGGAGCTGTGGAATTTTTGACTGAGACAAAGGGAATTGAAAACTGAGAGACTGCTCTTTCAGCACGACTAGCTAGTTTGGCTCCATCTTTAATGTAAAGAGAACGTTgagatgaaatgaaagtgaaTGCTAGGGCTGGATTTGATGATCCAACAAGGTAAGTAGGTAACAGACACAATAAGTTTACAATGATAGCCATATAGGATTCATGATTTGTTAATGATTTctcaataaaaaagaagtttGATAGGAAAGTCTCATTAATTTATGTGAAGTGTCAAGCTCAAATGACTTACATAAATTTCTCCTTGCGTAGTAGTATTAGCAAAAGACCAAGAACCAATACATGAAAGCAACTATACATCATGTTGCTGCTAACTCTATAAATAGGCCTGCTCATGTTCCAGGTTATTATCCATTTCATACAGCTCCAATTCCCATACTGGTTCGAAATGCATTCCTTCTACTATAAGTTTCTATGTTTGCTCTTACTGAGCTTCTTCAACCACCATCTCTGTAGCGCTGATCCTACAGATGGGTTCACCCTTGTGCCATTAACAAATGACAACTTTGACCTACAAAAACCATATAACGAACCCCTTGATGACCGATACAGCTACAAAGATGGAGTTCGAAGTTTCTGGATATACAACAATGGCAAGCCCTTCAAATCAGACAGCACAACCAGACCACGCTCAGAACTACGCTAAAGGTTTCACACTACCTTGACAACTTTCTCTATGTTTGGCATACTTCTTGCTATGTGTCACGGGCCGACTTTTGTAGAGCAAAAGGCAGACCGTGCGGCACTTGCTAATCGATGAACGAGTAGCAAGTAAGCCAAGTGAGTACCTTGCAAGGGACAATGGAAAGCACACAATATTAGTATAGTGTTAGCGGCAAGCAAGAACACAGTTTATATAGTTGTTGGGCAATCTCATGAACAATTTGATAGGCAACAAGAATGATCTCACGGGGCGCAGATAATTGAATAATTCCTCTCTTTATTGATGGTAAGACGTTAAGGGAGGCGCAAGTACATGTGTTTACCTATACTAGTTCTGTAGGCCAACCGTCGCCGCCTAGGAACCCCTCCCTATAATAGCATATTTTGCAAAACTAGActtggcagggggaaacatggaacCTTCCCACCATGAGCCAACTTAAAAAAGGAAAttacagaaaatataaattacaatacTGCCACTAGCACGCAAGCAACCGGCCATAGGCATGACTCATGACCTTGGACAAGGTTGCTTGCGGCCTTACAAGTGCGGCCCCTAACATCCTCCCCCACTAAAGCTGTCGGAGCTCTCGACGACTGCCTTAGAGTTGAAGTCTTCAATCTTCTGCTTGAACTTCTTCAGTGCCTCCACATTCTCCCAGCTtacttcttcatctccaaaccCCTTCCACTTCACCAAGTACTGCTGGCGTGGTCGCTCTTGAACTGGTTGGTTTCGCCCCTGACTCTTGAACGTGCTAACAACTCTTTCAGCTAAAATCTCCTCGACCTCCTTTGGCTTGCTTGATCTGATCTCCACAGGCTCTCTAGCAGGCTTGTTGCGGACTTGGTCTTCCTTGTCGGGATGGTGCGGCTTGAGGTTGCTAACATGGAACACTGGGTGAACTTTCATCCACGGTGGTATGGCGATCTTGTATGAACACTTCCCTACTTTTGAGA from Argentina anserina chromosome 2, drPotAnse1.1, whole genome shotgun sequence carries:
- the LOC126784791 gene encoding citrate-binding protein-like, with the translated sequence MNSFYCKLLCFLILSFFEGHYLSSADPTDGFTLVPLTEDNFKLQKPYNEPLHDRYSYKDGVRSFWIYNNDKPYSADSPTRPRSELRISGHDYSSGIWQFEGYAYVPSGTSGVTIVQIHGASEGATTLQLRMYEGDGGDLRYYRYNLVDTDLYDKWFRVNIIHNVDKGKVIVFIDGVKKFVVKDQGPGDLYFKCGVYAAPFNSSNYMESRWKEIKLYKK